In Caldisericaceae bacterium, the DNA window AAATTTAATGGGAAAACTTGGCAAGAATGGCCAGAAGAATTTAGGAATAGGAAAAAAAATGCCCTACTTTTAGCAAAGGAGAGTCTAAGTGAAGAAATAAGATTTATAAAATTTTTGCAGTTTATTGCCTACAAACAATTTTTGGAATTTAAAGATTACGCAAACAATAACGGCATTAAAATTATTGGTGATATACCCATATATGTTGATCTAAATAGTGCTGATGCGTGGGCTAATAGACATCTATTTGACTTAGATGAAAATGGTTATCCTGTTAAAGTTGCAGGTGTTCCGCCAGACTATTTCAATGAAGATGGACAATTATGGGGTAATCCTGTTTACAATTGGAATGCGCATAAAGAGACCAATTTTGAATGGTGGATTAAACGATTCAATCGCCTTTTGAAAATTACCGATATTATCCGTTTAGACCATTTTAGAGGATTTGTTGCGTATTATGCGATAGAACGGGGGATGCCCAACGCAAGGATTGGAGAATGGATTAATGTGCCTGCTTATGACTTTTTTGATACAGTTAAATCAAACCTAAAAGACATGCCTTTTATTGCAGAGGACCTTGGTTTAATAACCGAAGATGTAGTTAAAGTGATTAAGCATTACAAAATTCCAAATATGAGGGTATTGATGTTTGCCTTTGATGGTTCTCCTACAAATCTCTACCTTCCACATAATTATGAAAACCCTACCGTTGTTTACACTGGGACACACGACCATAACACCTGCAAAGGGTGGATAAAATTTGAAGTTCCAGACTCTTCAAAGGCTTATTTGAAAAGTTATCTTGGGCATGAGCCATCAATTGATACAATTCATAAAGACCTTATGAGGTTAGCGCTTTCTTCTGTTGCCTACTTTTCCATCATACCAATACAAGATGTATTAGGATTTGATGAATCTTCTAGAATGAATTCTCCAGGGGTTGCTCATAATAACTGGCGGTTTAGATTAAAAACTTCTGACCTTAATGACGAAGATTTTGCGTTTTTGAAAGAGTTAACAGACACCTATGGGAGATAATTGTTTTATTTTCCGAAGTCCCAAGAAAACACTTCTACAAGTTGTTTAATAACTTCTTTATTGTCTGTAATAATACCTACTTCTCTATTGTTATCTAATGAATTAGAAGAAAAATTTTCAGAACCAATAAAGGCATACTTTTCATCAACAACAATAACTTTTGCGTGTATAAAAGGGTTTGAAACGTATTTTATATCTATACCGTATCTTTTAAGATCATCAATTACTCTTGCGTTATCTTCGATACTGTTAGGATCTGCAATAATAATTTTTACCACTGCTCCATATGCACGCCTTTCCTTTAAAATTCTTTCTATGGCTGGATCGCTTATTTCTTCTGCATACATTAATATTTCACCATGAGCACTTCTAAGGAGTGTTTCAATTCTTGTGCGAGAATTTTCTGGGCTTACAACAAGTATTGAATTGCTTCCTATGTTGTATGGTTTTCTATACCAATCAGCTTCAAAAATTTTTGCAAGTTCTTCTATAACTTTTTTATCCGTTGTAATTACGCCAAACTCTCTATTTTTGGTAAATGCCGATTTTGTAAGGTTTAGAGTCAGTATATAGCCAGTTTTATTATCTATTACTAAAAATTTTGAATGTGTAAAATTGTACGCCTTGTTATCCCATTTAACATCAATTCCATAGTATCTTAATTTATCGTATGTATTTTTATTTGCAGAATACCCTCCGTAAGGATTTTCTTCAAGTATTACCCTTACTTTAACACCACGTAGCTTGGCGTTTTTAAGTTCACTTAAAATATCTGTGTCAGAAAACGTGTACAACTCTATATCAATTGAGTTTTGTGCACTTTTAATACCACTTATTATAGGCTCTTTACCCATATCTGGTTCGTAGAAAAGAGTAATGTTATCTTGTAAAGAAGGTAAATTAGGAGTATTTTTATTTATTGGTATGAGTTTTGCGTAAATTAAAAGGGCAAGAACAAAGAGCAAGGCAATAATTACGTTGAACAGATACGATTTCTTTCCAAACAGGTTTTTCTTAATTTTTTCGTCTTTCATACCCAATTATACATAAAATCATTCAATTTGGTTTGGTAAATTTACTTTTTTTATATAATTGAATTGATGAGTATGTATAAAATAAAAATTAGGGTTGTAAGTGTAGAAGGACACTGCGCTGCAAATTTAAAAGTGGGTGATACCTTTGAGATAGATAGCAATGGTCAACCAGTTCCCGTGCAGTTTTGTGGTTGGGCTTTTGTTACGCTCTGGCCATTTATTACCCCACTTAGATACGGTGGCACTCTTCCTTGGGAGAAAGACCCTAATAAAGCCTATGTTTCATGTCCTGATCCTGAGAATACAGTGGTTTTTGAGATTAGTAGAACTCCTGACGACACTCCTTTTGAGTCAGACAAACAAGCTTTTTGATTATGAAGGAAAAGGCGAGGGTAAATCAACTTCTTATTCAGATTGCATTCATTGCATTGTTAATTGGGTTTGTCTATTTGTTTTATAAAAGACAGGTAAATATATCAAGTTTTGTAGAAAATTTAAAAGTTTCATTAATTCCTTATTACCTTTTTAGGTCTTTAATCAGAATGTTCTTAGCGTATTTTGTTTCTTTAATCTTTGCTTTTACTTATGGTTATCTTGCTGCAACAGATAAAAGAAGAGAGGCAATTTTAATCCCTATCCTTGATATTTTACAATCAGTCCCAATACTTGGATTTTTCCCTGTTGCAATTGCTTTTTTTATCTCAATATTTCCTAATTCAATAGTTGGTGTGGAGTTAGCTTCAATTTTTCTTATTTTTACTTCTCAATCTTGGAACATTTCATTTGGTATTTATGAGAGTATAAAAGCAATACCCAGGGATATTTACGAAGCTTATGCGTTTTTTGACCCATACCACTTACTTCGACTTAGAAGGTTGTATATTCCAGCGTCAATACCCAAAATCATTTATAATAGCATTGTAAGTTGGTCAAACGGTTGGTATTTCCTTGTTGCTTCTGAAATCTTTGCAACTGGAGAGAAGTCTTTTAGACTACCAGGTATTGGAAGTTTTATTCTTGTTGCTGCTTCAGAAAATAAAATTGGACTTGTCATCCTTGGTATTTTATCTCTTGCTTTAGTGATTTTTTTGTTGGATATGTTTATGTGGAGGCCCTTAAGCCAATGGTCAAGAAGGTTTAATTATTCAGTATTTCCGGGTGAAGAAGAGCAAAAAGAAGTTTTAGATATCGTTATCTATTTTTGGGAATTTGTAGGAAATATACTTTCAAAACTTAAGAATATACTTTTATTACTTTTAGAACCTTTTAAAAGAAAAAACGTTAATCCAATAGATTTTAGAAAAATTTTAAAATCAAAAATTTTTGAAGTAGTTGAGAAAGGTATAAGGTTCTTGTTTACTGTTGGTGTTATTGGCATATTGATATACTTGTCAATTGCGACAGCAAAAGGTATTGTTTTACTTGTTTCAACATTCAAACTGCAGTATGTTTTTACAACAGCTAAATCTTTATTTTTATCTTTTCTTAGAATTCTGATATCGTATATTATTGCAGTGTCTTGGACAGTTCCGGTTGCAATTTTTTTATCCCAAAGGAAACGCTTGTTGAATTTTGTTCTTCCAATATTTCAGATTCTTTCTTCAATTCCTGCAATTTCATTTTTCCCGCTTCTCTTGTACTTTCTTTTGCCATTTAAATTTGGATTAGAAATAGCTTCTATTGTTTTGATACTCACAGGTATGCAGTGGTATATTGTTTTTCTTGCTCTTGGTGGATTAAAGGCGATCCCTAATGATCTTCTTGAAGTTGTAGATTCTTATAGGGTTAAGGGAAAATTGAAGTTAATGAGGTTGTTAATTCCATCAATGTTACCATCTTTTCTTACAGGCACAATAACGTCGATTGGTGGTGCATGGAATGCCCTTGTAGTTGCTGAATACATTGAATTAAAAGGTAAAATTTATACGGTAAGTGGAATTGGAGCTTTGCTTAATGATTCCCTTTTAAATAACGAAAAGACATTATTTATCTTTGCCTTATTTGCAATGGTTTTGACCGTCTATTCGATTAATCATTTTGTTTATAGGCCACTTTATGATAAAATTCTAGATAAATACAAAATGGAGAGTTAAATGGCGCTTTTGAGTGTAAAAAACGTGTATCAAACGTTTCCTTTAAAAAATAAAGAAGTTGTTGTGCTTGAAAATATTAATTTCGACGTTGATGAAGGTGAATTTGTAAGTCTTGTTGGTCCTTCTGGATGTGGTAAAAGCACACTTTTAAGGATTATAGCAGGGCTTTTAAAACCTTCATCTGGAAGTGTATTATTTAGAGACTTAGTAATAAATGATATTAACCCATATACAAGTATGGTATTTCAATCTTTTGGTCTTTTGCCGTGGCTTGATGTTACTGAAAATATTACTCTTGGTCTTGAAGCAAAGGGTGTATCTTTAAAGGAAAGATTAAAAAAAGCCTTTAAATATATAGATATGGTTGGTTTGGAAGGTTTTGAAGAGGCTTACCCTAGGGAACTTTCAGGAGGAATGAAACAACGAGTTGGTATTGCAAGAGCACTTATAATGGAACCTGAACTACTACTTATGGACGAACCATTTTCTGCTCTTGATGCTTTAACTGCAGAGAACCTTAGGTCTGAGATTCTTAAACTCTGGGAATCAGGAAAACTCTCTTTAAAATCTATCTTACTTGTTACACATAACATAGAAGAGGCAGTTTATATGTCTGATAGAATTATCATACTCTCTGCACATCCTGGCAAAATAATCGGTGACGAAAGAATTGATCTACCGCGTCCAAGAGATAGGGAGAGCAAGGAGTTTTATGCAATTTATGATAAAATATATTCGATGATTCTTGGATCAAGTTTAAGTAAGGAGGTGAATCCCTAAACGGGTAAATAATGGATGACATATTGCCGTTACCTTATGTAGAAATAGGTAAATTGTTAGGTTTGCTTGCTTATTTGGAAGATGCTGAAGGGAAAGTTGATATTTACATGATCCCTGAAGATATTGAAATTGAGGCAGATGAACTTATATCGCTTCTTAAGTTAGCTCAGGCATTAGGTTATGTTGAAGCAAAAGAAGGAGATGTATCAATTACTAGTTTAGGTAAGGAGATTGTGTTTGGTGACGAAAATAAGAGAAAAATCCTTTTTAAAGAGTCAATCAAAAAATTACCAATTTTTAAAAAAATCATCAATTTGTTGGTTAAAACAACCGATAATTCAATCTATAGAGATGATTTACTTGAAATGCTTCAAGAGGAAATGACTGATGAAGAAGCTGAAGAAACCCTTAAGAGCATTATTGAATTAGGAAGATACGCTGAATTGATTGGCTATAACCCAGAAGATAAAGAAATTTATCTTGATAAGTTAGAGGAAATATGATAGAAGAAACATTTGTAATGATAAAACCAGATGGTGTTAAAAGAGGTCTCGTTGGAGAGATTATCTCCCGTTTTGAAAGAAAACTCATGAAGATTGCGGAATTAAGAATGGAGCAACTCTCAAGAGAACAGGCAGAAGAACTTTATGAGGCTCATAAAGGTCGTGATTACTTTGAAAAACTCATAAATTATACGATATCTGGTCCCGTGGTTGTTATAAAAATAGTTGGTGAAGAAGCAATTATGAATTGTAGGATTATCATAGGTGCAACAGACCCTGCAAAAAGACTTCCAGGAAGTATAAGGGGGGATTTCTCTCCGTATCTTACAGAAAATGTAGTGCATGCTTCTTCAAGTGTTGAAGATGCACAAAGGGAATTAAAACTTTTCTTCGGGTGAAATATGGATGAGAATTCTTTAATAAAAACTCTTTCAAGTGTTTATGCACCAAGCGGCAAAGAAAATGCTATTTTTGACTTAATTACCAAAGAATTACAAGACTATGTGGATGATATTTTTGTTCATGAAAAGAGCAATTCCTTAATATGTTATAAAAAGGGGTTGGGTAAGTGTTCTCTAATGCTTGAAGCACACGTTGATGAAGTATTTATGGTTGTTACAGATATACTAAAAGAAGGATTTTTAAAATTTTATTCCAATTCTATTGATCCCAAAATTTTACCTGGCTCAAAAGTGGTTGTTCACGGCAAAAAACCTATTACAGGTGTAATTGGCATAAAACCCTACCACCTTGTTAAAAAAGGAGAAGAGAACAAACCCTATAATTTTGATAATCTTTACGTTGATTGCGGCTTGGACTTTGATGAACTAAAGAATAATGTTTCTGTTGGAGATTATATTACTTTTACATCTGACTTTGAGAGAGTTGGTAATTATTTTGTAAATAAATCTTTAGATAACCGTCTTGGAACTTACGTGGTGATTGAAATTTTCCGAAGATTAAAAAAGATTATGCATGATGTGAATATCTATGGTGTATTTGCCTCTCAAGAGGAATTTACATCTTTAGGAGCTATTACTTCAACTTTTTCAATCTTGCCTGATTTAGCAATTGTTTTTGATGTAACCTTTGCAATGCAGAATGAAGTAAGTAGTGATGATGGATTTGAGCTTGGAAGTGGTCCTGCTATTTATGTAGGTGTGTCAGGCAATAGAGATATTGTAAATGAACTCATAGAAACTGCAAAAAAGTTTGGTATTCCTTTTAACCGTGAAGTTGGTATTTTATCCCATACTGATGCCGATAAAATAGAACTCGTAAGATCAGGAATTCCTGTTGCTCTTATTAGTATTCCAGTTAGATACATGCATACCCCTAACGAAATGTTTGATTTAACAGATGTTGAGAGAACTGTTGACCTCGTTAAAATTTTTATTGAGCATTACAACAAACTAGGAGACCTAAATGGCGAGTATTGAGCTTATTAAAAAATTGAGTAATGCTTTTGGGGTTTCTGGCTCTGAGGACGAAGTTATTGATATTATTAAAAAAGAAATAGCAGGTTTCGTGGACCATATAGAAGTTGATAACCTTAAGAATCTTATTGCTTTAAAAAACCTAGATCTACCAAAAGAAAAAATTATGTTGAATGCTCATATGGATGAAGTTGGTCTTCTTGTAAAAGGTATTGCTGAAAAAGGGTATGTTAGGTTTCTTAAAGTTGGGGGCATTGACGATAGATTATTACCTGGAAAAAGAGTTTTAATAGGAAAGAATCGAGTAGAAGGTGTCATTTCTGCCAAACCTATCCACTTACAAAAAGAATTAGAAAGGAACTCTTCTATAACTTACGATAGATTAGTTATAGATATTGGTGCAAAATCAAAAGAAGAAGCATCTAAACTCATTAATGTTGGTGATCCAATAATTTTTAATACCGGATTTGAGCAACTTAGTAATAGAAGATATTCAGGTAAAGCTTTTGATGATAGACTTGGTTGTGCGCTTATTACTGACATTCTTAAAGAAGATTTAAAAGTCCCAATTATTGCAATGTTTTCCTCTCAAGAAGAGGTGGGTTTAAGAGGTGCTACTGTTGGAGCTTTTAAATATACGGGGGACATTTCAATAACAATAGAAGGAACTATTGCTGCTGATTTTCCTGATGTAAGAGAATCTGAAAAGTGTTCCTCTTTAGGAAATGGTCCTGTAATAACAATCAAAGATGGATCTGTCATTACTGACCATGATTTAAGGAACAAACTTGTTCATTTGGCTGAGAAGCTTAAGATTCCATACCAATTTAAACAGGTAGTTGCAGGCGGAACGGATTCTTCAAGAATACAGTTAACAAAAGGTGGAGTTAGAGTTCTCGTTGTTGCTGTTCCTGTGAGGTATATCCATAGTCCAGTTTCTGTATTTGATATTGAAGATTATAATGCAACAAAAAGACTTATCATTGAATTTATAAAGAATTATTATGGAGGCAAGCATGATTGATACTTTAGAAAAGCTTGTTAAGGCTTTTGGTCCTTCTTCGAAAGAATTCGAAGTAAAAAAAGTTATCAAGGATTTAGTTAAAAATATTGATTGTGAAACGGACGAAGATAAATTTGGGAACCTTGTTTTACATTTCAAGGGAGAGGGTTCTAAAATTATGCTTGCAGCTCATCTTGATAGCATTGGCATTATTGTTACCGATATTGATAAAAACGGCTTATTACATTTTTCTCAGATTGGAGGTTTGAGAACAAGTTTTTTACTTGGCTCAAGAATCCTTTTTGAAAATGGAATAGAAGGCACTGTTTTTTATGAAGATAGAGATGCCTTATGGGAACCAAAAGAATTTAAAATAGAAAAATTTATCATAGATATTGGAGCTAAATCTAAAAAAGAAGCTTTGGAAAAAGTTAACATTGGCTCTTTTGGTGTATTTTATCCTATTTTTTCAGAATCAGTTGAAAGGATCATTGCACCATCTTTAGATGATAGAGTTGGCTGTGCGATTTTGGTAGAAGTTGCGAAGAATCTAAAAAAGAAAAACCTTAAATTTGATACATTCTTTGTATTTACAGTCCAAGAAGAGATTGGTGTAAAGGGTGCAAGGACATCTACCTTCGAGATTACTCCAGAATACGGCATTGCTATTGATGTAACAACTGCAGGAGATTATACTGAACCAAAAATTAATGCAATTGAATTAGGCAAAGGTCCTGCTATCAAGGTAATGGACGGAGGTATGATAACAAATATTGAGCTTAGAGAAAGGCTCATTAAAGTAGCAAAAAAGGAGTCGATTCCGTATCAACTTGAAGTTATTACAGGTGGCACCACCGATGCTTTTGCAATGCAAATTACAAAAGATGGAGTTAAGACTGCTGCTGTATCGGTTCCAACAAGGTATGTGCATACTCAAGGTGAAATTGTTGATAAAAACGATATTAAAAATGTTGCAATATTATTAAAGCAATTTTTAGAGAAAGAAACATTCTAGAAAGGAGGTAAGGAATGGAAGGTTTCTTTGGAAAAATTTTAGAAGTTAATCTTTCGGACAACACGGTTAAAGTGCAACCTCTGGATGAAAAGACCCAAATGGATTATTTAGGTGGACTTGGTATTGCAACAAGGTTGTTGTTTGATTATGTAAAGCCTGGGGTCGATCCACTTTCTCAGGAAAACGTGCTTGTGATTGCACCTGGCTTACTTGTTGGCAGTGGACTTCCAACTGCTTCAAAAACAACACTTACGTTTAAATCACCACTTACAGGAGGTTTTGGAAGAAGTGTCTCTGGTGCATACCTTGGTGTAGCGCTTAAGAATGCTGGTTTTGATGCTATGGTTATCTTAGGAAGAAGTGCAAAACCTGTTTATTTATACATTAATGATGATAGCGTTGAGATAAGAGATGCTTCAAATCTTTGGGGAAAAGATGCAATTGAAACACAGGAAATCCTTAAGAACGAGTTAGGTGACGTAAGAACATGTGCAATAGGTTACGCTGGAGAGAAACTTTCAAAGATTGCAGGTGTTGATTTTGAAGAAAGGCAGTCAGCTCGTGCAGGTGGTGGAGCTGTTATGGGTAGTAAACTCTTGAAGGCAATTGCCGTAAAGGGGACTCACGAGATTCCAGTTTCTGATAGAGAAAAACTTAAAGAAGCAATTAAAGAATGGAATGGCAAAATTATTGGTAGTGAAGTTGCAAAATTGGATATGGCCTATGGCTCTGGGGAGTTTTATGAATGGGTAAATAAAGAGATCGGAGTATTTCCTGTAAAAAACTGGCAACAGAGTTATTTCGAAGATAGTTTCAATACCCATCCAGACGGAAAATCACACCTTGATCCTTATTATTGGTCACCAATCTATACCAAAAAATTACACCCCTGTCCAAATTGTAATAAACCATGTGGAAGACATATAGCTTTTAAGGAAGGAAAATACGCTCCTTTTGAAGTAGAAGGCGTAGAGTATGAACTTCTATACGCACTTGGTGGTAATCTTGGTATAGAGGACATTGAAGTTACAGCAAAGCTTAACGAGATTTGTGATAGAGCAGGACTCGATGGAATTTCAGCAGGTGTAACGCTTGCATGGGCAATGGAAGCATACGAAAAAGGACTGCTTACCAAAGAAGATACAGATGGACTTGATTTACGTTTTGGGCAGAGTGATGCTGCTGTCTTAGCTATGGAAAAACTCGCAAAAAGAGAAGGTAAACTCGGAGAACTTCTCTTTAACGGAGTAAAAGAGGCAAGTGCTAAATTAGGAAAGAATTCAGAATTATTTGCTCTTGAAGTAAAAGGGTTAGAGCCACCTGCCTATGATGTGCGAGGTCTAAAAGGAATGGCTCTTGCCATTGCAGTATCCGTAAGAGGTGCATGCCATCTAACTGGTGGAATTTATGCTCCAGAACTTACTGGCAAATTCTGGAAACTTTCGAATATCGATAGATTTTCAACTGATTGGAAAGGTTATGAAGTAAAAACTGGGGAAGATTTTATGACTGTTTATGATACCCTTGGAATGTGCAAATTCTCA includes these proteins:
- a CDS encoding TIGR04076 family protein yields the protein MYKIKIRVVSVEGHCAANLKVGDTFEIDSNGQPVPVQFCGWAFVTLWPFITPLRYGGTLPWEKDPNKAYVSCPDPENTVVFEISRTPDDTPFESDKQAF
- a CDS encoding AAA-associated domain-containing protein, whose amino-acid sequence is MDDILPLPYVEIGKLLGLLAYLEDAEGKVDIYMIPEDIEIEADELISLLKLAQALGYVEAKEGDVSITSLGKEIVFGDENKRKILFKESIKKLPIFKKIINLLVKTTDNSIYRDDLLEMLQEEMTDEEAEETLKSIIELGRYAELIGYNPEDKEIYLDKLEEI
- the ndk gene encoding nucleoside-diphosphate kinase, which encodes MIEETFVMIKPDGVKRGLVGEIISRFERKLMKIAELRMEQLSREQAEELYEAHKGRDYFEKLINYTISGPVVVIKIVGEEAIMNCRIIIGATDPAKRLPGSIRGDFSPYLTENVVHASSSVEDAQRELKLFFG
- a CDS encoding aldehyde ferredoxin oxidoreductase family protein, whose product is MEGFFGKILEVNLSDNTVKVQPLDEKTQMDYLGGLGIATRLLFDYVKPGVDPLSQENVLVIAPGLLVGSGLPTASKTTLTFKSPLTGGFGRSVSGAYLGVALKNAGFDAMVILGRSAKPVYLYINDDSVEIRDASNLWGKDAIETQEILKNELGDVRTCAIGYAGEKLSKIAGVDFEERQSARAGGGAVMGSKLLKAIAVKGTHEIPVSDREKLKEAIKEWNGKIIGSEVAKLDMAYGSGEFYEWVNKEIGVFPVKNWQQSYFEDSFNTHPDGKSHLDPYYWSPIYTKKLHPCPNCNKPCGRHIAFKEGKYAPFEVEGVEYELLYALGGNLGIEDIEVTAKLNEICDRAGLDGISAGVTLAWAMEAYEKGLLTKEDTDGLDLRFGQSDAAVLAMEKLAKREGKLGELLFNGVKEASAKLGKNSELFALEVKGLEPPAYDVRGLKGMALAIAVSVRGACHLTGGIYAPELTGKFWKLSNIDRFSTDWKGYEVKTGEDFMTVYDTLGMCKFSRSLFWLEKEIQDGIEAVTGVRLGADLLLLTGERIYNLQKLFNVREGLGRKDDHLPYRVTHEPISNGVSKGHYVTEEELQKMLDEYYMTRGWSKEGIPTKMHLTRLGLVKEAEEYGAPV
- a CDS encoding ABC transporter ATP-binding protein — its product is MALLSVKNVYQTFPLKNKEVVVLENINFDVDEGEFVSLVGPSGCGKSTLLRIIAGLLKPSSGSVLFRDLVINDINPYTSMVFQSFGLLPWLDVTENITLGLEAKGVSLKERLKKAFKYIDMVGLEGFEEAYPRELSGGMKQRVGIARALIMEPELLLMDEPFSALDALTAENLRSEILKLWESGKLSLKSILLVTHNIEEAVYMSDRIIILSAHPGKIIGDERIDLPRPRDRESKEFYAIYDKIYSMILGSSLSKEVNP
- a CDS encoding M42 family metallopeptidase — encoded protein: MASIELIKKLSNAFGVSGSEDEVIDIIKKEIAGFVDHIEVDNLKNLIALKNLDLPKEKIMLNAHMDEVGLLVKGIAEKGYVRFLKVGGIDDRLLPGKRVLIGKNRVEGVISAKPIHLQKELERNSSITYDRLVIDIGAKSKEEASKLINVGDPIIFNTGFEQLSNRRYSGKAFDDRLGCALITDILKEDLKVPIIAMFSSQEEVGLRGATVGAFKYTGDISITIEGTIAADFPDVRESEKCSSLGNGPVITIKDGSVITDHDLRNKLVHLAEKLKIPYQFKQVVAGGTDSSRIQLTKGGVRVLVVAVPVRYIHSPVSVFDIEDYNATKRLIIEFIKNYYGGKHD
- a CDS encoding ABC transporter permease subunit, yielding MKEKARVNQLLIQIAFIALLIGFVYLFYKRQVNISSFVENLKVSLIPYYLFRSLIRMFLAYFVSLIFAFTYGYLAATDKRREAILIPILDILQSVPILGFFPVAIAFFISIFPNSIVGVELASIFLIFTSQSWNISFGIYESIKAIPRDIYEAYAFFDPYHLLRLRRLYIPASIPKIIYNSIVSWSNGWYFLVASEIFATGEKSFRLPGIGSFILVAASENKIGLVILGILSLALVIFLLDMFMWRPLSQWSRRFNYSVFPGEEEQKEVLDIVIYFWEFVGNILSKLKNILLLLLEPFKRKNVNPIDFRKILKSKIFEVVEKGIRFLFTVGVIGILIYLSIATAKGIVLLVSTFKLQYVFTTAKSLFLSFLRILISYIIAVSWTVPVAIFLSQRKRLLNFVLPIFQILSSIPAISFFPLLLYFLLPFKFGLEIASIVLILTGMQWYIVFLALGGLKAIPNDLLEVVDSYRVKGKLKLMRLLIPSMLPSFLTGTITSIGGAWNALVVAEYIELKGKIYTVSGIGALLNDSLLNNEKTLFIFALFAMVLTVYSINHFVYRPLYDKILDKYKMES
- the malQ gene encoding 4-alpha-glucanotransferase, with product MEGRFNFEYIFDEAIRDLFKFTDLFIIVSGDNMEYSRKSGVLIHITSFPSEYGVGDLGYPAKLIIDYLKNAHQKLIQILPVGPTEPFFDNSPYSSISAFAINPIFISLEKLVDIGLLKNEDITQFKIKESNFVDYNRVIENKFKAFRSAFKNFKETDEFYQFCDENTYFLDDYSLFVALKGKFNGKTWQEWPEEFRNRKKNALLLAKESLSEEIRFIKFLQFIAYKQFLEFKDYANNNGIKIIGDIPIYVDLNSADAWANRHLFDLDENGYPVKVAGVPPDYFNEDGQLWGNPVYNWNAHKETNFEWWIKRFNRLLKITDIIRLDHFRGFVAYYAIERGMPNARIGEWINVPAYDFFDTVKSNLKDMPFIAEDLGLITEDVVKVIKHYKIPNMRVLMFAFDGSPTNLYLPHNYENPTVVYTGTHDHNTCKGWIKFEVPDSSKAYLKSYLGHEPSIDTIHKDLMRLALSSVAYFSIIPIQDVLGFDESSRMNSPGVAHNNWRFRLKTSDLNDEDFAFLKELTDTYGR
- a CDS encoding M20/M25/M40 family metallo-hydrolase gives rise to the protein MIDTLEKLVKAFGPSSKEFEVKKVIKDLVKNIDCETDEDKFGNLVLHFKGEGSKIMLAAHLDSIGIIVTDIDKNGLLHFSQIGGLRTSFLLGSRILFENGIEGTVFYEDRDALWEPKEFKIEKFIIDIGAKSKKEALEKVNIGSFGVFYPIFSESVERIIAPSLDDRVGCAILVEVAKNLKKKNLKFDTFFVFTVQEEIGVKGARTSTFEITPEYGIAIDVTTAGDYTEPKINAIELGKGPAIKVMDGGMITNIELRERLIKVAKKESIPYQLEVITGGTTDAFAMQITKDGVKTAAVSVPTRYVHTQGEIVDKNDIKNVAILLKQFLEKETF